A portion of the Bulleidia sp. zg-1006 genome contains these proteins:
- a CDS encoding DNA polymerase III subunit: MLNNPALIKTLAYQQIEKALKNQDFSHAYLFVGDADQDIRDLATFFAQSLLCTEENVACGNCRACERAAQGLHPDYQHLNGEVKAISKKEMDDLQSYFSKTAVENPKGRRVCYLEHMETASLSAQNSLLKFLEEPADNVVIILSAPKESSILSTLVSRCIPIHFQSVNREILLEKALTLGYSKEDAYFLSLISQSEEDLKQNQEREEYKKAIAMLKESLENPQELLVDYHISFKPKDKENHLFLLNAYFHFVAQTTRQALLKEEIGPAWLMDYMQKKEDDKLQAKVYALMMEALDCLNKYNDPTLLFEQTIYQWRILEK, translated from the coding sequence ATGCTCAATAATCCGGCACTAATCAAAACATTAGCTTACCAACAAATTGAAAAAGCTCTAAAAAACCAAGACTTTTCTCATGCTTATTTATTTGTCGGGGATGCTGATCAAGATATTCGTGATTTAGCGACCTTTTTTGCGCAAAGTTTATTATGCACAGAAGAGAATGTGGCTTGTGGTAATTGTAGGGCTTGTGAAAGGGCGGCTCAAGGCTTACATCCTGATTATCAGCACTTAAATGGAGAAGTAAAAGCCATCTCTAAAAAAGAAATGGATGATTTACAAAGCTACTTCTCTAAAACAGCGGTGGAAAATCCAAAGGGAAGAAGGGTGTGCTATTTAGAACACATGGAAACAGCTAGTTTATCAGCACAAAATAGCTTGTTGAAATTCCTTGAAGAGCCGGCGGATAATGTTGTGATTATCCTAAGTGCACCAAAGGAATCGTCTATTCTATCTACTTTGGTTTCTCGTTGTATTCCCATTCATTTTCAAAGCGTTAATCGCGAAATATTGTTGGAAAAAGCTCTTACATTGGGTTATTCCAAAGAAGATGCTTACTTCTTATCCTTAATTAGTCAAAGTGAAGAAGATTTGAAACAAAACCAAGAAAGAGAAGAGTATAAAAAAGCGATTGCTATGTTGAAAGAAAGCCTAGAAAATCCACAAGAATTATTGGTGGATTACCATATTTCTTTTAAACCGAAGGATAAAGAAAACCACTTATTTTTATTAAATGCCTACTTTCATTTTGTGGCTCAAACCACGCGCCAAGCCTTACTGAAAGAAGAAATTGGTCCAGCTTGGTTGATGGACTACATGCAAAAAAAAGAAGACGATAAGCTTCAAGCAAAGGTGTATGCTTTAATGATGGAAGCCTTGGATTGTTTGAATAAGTACAATGATCCGACCTTACTTTTTGAACAAACAATATATCAATGGAGGATTTTAGAAAAATGA
- the tmk gene encoding dTMP kinase, with protein sequence MKNALFITIEGPDGSGKTTVSKAICERLQKEGYLLQLTREPGGSKIAEQIRSVILDPDNTEMDARTEALLYAASRRQHLVDKVLPALEKGIAVVSERFVDSSLAYQGVARRIGMEAVWRINEFAIEGCLPDKTIYLDIDAETGLERIQKGRNYLDRLDQEEASFHDRVFKGYQEILTRFPERFIKVDAGQDIEKVVEDTYLVLKGLLDAQ encoded by the coding sequence ATGAAAAACGCATTATTTATTACGATAGAAGGTCCCGATGGATCAGGTAAAACAACGGTGAGTAAAGCCATTTGTGAAAGACTTCAAAAAGAAGGTTATCTTCTCCAGCTAACAAGAGAACCGGGTGGCTCCAAGATTGCTGAACAAATACGCTCGGTGATTTTAGACCCTGATAATACAGAAATGGATGCTCGTACAGAGGCTTTATTATACGCAGCTAGTCGTCGTCAGCACTTGGTTGACAAAGTGTTACCTGCTTTGGAAAAAGGAATAGCGGTTGTTTCCGAACGCTTTGTGGATAGTTCTTTGGCTTACCAAGGTGTCGCTCGTCGCATTGGAATGGAAGCGGTTTGGAGGATTAATGAATTTGCGATTGAAGGCTGTTTACCGGATAAAACAATTTACTTAGATATTGATGCCGAAACAGGCTTAGAAAGAATTCAAAAAGGAAGAAACTACTTAGATCGTTTGGATCAAGAAGAAGCTTCTTTCCATGACCGTGTATTTAAAGGATACCAAGAAATACTCACTCGTTTTCCGGAACGCTTTATAAAAGTAGATGCCGGTCAAGACATTGAAAAAGTGGTGGAAGATACTTATCTTGTATTGAAAGGACTATTGGATGCTCAATAA